gttttttatattgtaatACTCACTTACTAGTACAGTAGTTTATCCTATCAATATCTTTGAAGTATATCTGATTATAGGAAGATGTTCATAATTTCAGTTGTTATCCTCTTAATATATctgattatttcatttcattatttttgttatttgtttttttttgttttctttcttttcttgttttttttggCTGTTGTTTCATATTCCTCTAGGTATTTATATTCTTAATCTATTGTATATGAACCCTATTTTAAAATTTAGTATTTGAATAAGTtagatgaaaatgtaaaaatcaaAGTAAGTATATTCATTAAGCATCCActtaattttttatcattatttgatCATAATTGCTTACTCCTAACAGAGTTACCAAAGAGAGCCCCAAAGAAAACTCAACCAGGCCTAAACTCTGTGAGGAAGTCATTCTCTGGACCACCTTGTGGCCAATGTGAAGAAAAGGCAGTAGCCTTGGTAAGATAATATCGgtctttctcctcttcctcctacccccttccccttccctttctctctttatctACTTCTCctctatttctcttcctaattCTCCTTCTCGTTGTCCTCCTTTTCTtacttcttttccttctttctcctccACTTCCTCCTTGTTCTTtgtctcctcctccttcccttTCCCTGTATTCTcatctctttctccttctcttcctcaTTCTCCTCCTATTCGTCCTTTTTCTTGTTGTTTTCCTTTGCCTTCTACAGGTCTCCccatctctttctcctccttcttattctttttctctgCATCCTTCTCCTTCTtaacatcttcttttttcttcctccttttttttcttccttatttccccttttcttcattgttgttatcatcaGCATTTATATCATTGTCATCAGTCAGTTGTAGTAGTTGTAGCAGTTACCCTCTTTGTCTTTTAtagtttttctttctcttaacCTCTCCATTTGCTTATCCTCAAATATCTCTATTTTTCCTTTGTTCTTCTCTTCTGTTTTTATCTTAATCAAACACTTTATCCTACCTTCTTATTgttcatactttttttcttctctttccttttcactGTTATCTTTATCTCTTTAGCATTATTTTCTCACCCTCTTCTCTCGTTTActcagttttctttttttttccttgtcatcAGATGTTTTCAATATAATACATTCTTTCTACCATTTGATATTAGACTTGCATGGAATGTGGAGAGAATTACTGTGCAGGATGCTTTGCCAAGTTTCACCTCAAGGGGGCGCTCCGTCAGCATCGTTCCATTCCTTTCCAGTCTGGAAGCAATGAAAATTCACCACACAGTAGGTGAGTTGTCAAGTATCCAGTAGAAGAAAAAGCCAATGAAATTCAGGGTGGGTCCAATATTGAAAACAAATCAGGGGAATACATATCTTGAAATGACAAGACAAACTAAGACGTTTTATGGTCTTTACAAAATAGGAAAACTAATAATGACTTTTAAAAACAAGTATCGAAGTACAAAATGTAATTATAATACACATAGGATGTGCTGTTGTATTTCATGTTTATCATGTATACTCTCTGATTTGATAATAGTGTCTTTGTTTTGAAACTGGCATTCTGTCAGTATACTTTTTAAAATCTGGTAAAatttaaattctatttttttgaagaattttttcCCCCCTGGATTTACAGGTGTTACAAATCAACTTGCTCATATTGGGGTCTtcggggggagaggggggggggttgctaaATACAAAAAAGCTATTTGACTTGTTGAATGTGACACTGTGTCAATGCAATTTATATTTGTTAAACATTACTTGATTTTGATCTACTTTTGTATTGTTATcaatacctttttttcttttcctgttTAGTTTGGAAGCAAGTTCCAATTCCCAGCCTGGATCTATCAAACAAACTGTTCCCAAGACAAGTTCAGGAGCTGACAGTCATTCTAAGCAACCTGGTAGGGTCATCATTGCAAAGACTACACCACCAAAGGTATGTCGCAGTGGCTTATCAGTCAAAAGGGGGAATTACACAaaacatatttgcaatcaattgcaaacgCCAAATACAAATTGTACGCATTAATTTCAACAAGAGTAGATcattttgtctttaaaaagCCAACCAGCAATCATCGATCATAGATTTTCAGTTGATATTAAGATGTATGATCAACTTGGTGGAACTGAAAATGGCTTTGCAATTAATTGAAGGTTTCTTGCAAGGTTCAATCCTTCATTTGATATCTAGttagaattcattaaaaagggTATATTATTTTCGTAGAATGTACTGTACTAGTAACATTGCTTAAATACCTGTTAAAATGAGTTAAAAGACTACATTTGTAAATGTGAGTATATGTTTATTTCTATTATGTCAGTTTATTTGGCAAATATTGAATGTGAATGAGaagtatttctattttgttGAATATTGACATAGTATATTCACTGAAAGATATTTTGACACTATTccatcatgattataatcattataCCCCGCCAAATGAAGTTTGTAGGGGGTATATAGGAATCAGTGTTGCAAATCTTGCGCATCAAACTACTTTCtcaatttttaaccaattctcttGAAATTTGGatcacacattggtcttggggtaaagatgtgcaagatacattttttgtacatgttaaaaattgcattgccatggtaatggcatAAAATGCCCAAAATTAGGTGCAAATCTTGCACATCGAACTTTCTAAATTTTTTCCAAATTCTGAAATTTGGAccacacattggtcttggggtaaaaatgtgcaagacacatttttcgtACATGTTGAAAattgcattgccatggtaatggcataaaatgccaaaaattggGTGCAAATCTTGCGCATTGAACTactttctcaatttttaaacCAATTCTCTTGAAATTTGGACCACACATTTGTCTTgtggtaaagatgtgcaagacacattttttgtatgtgttgaaaattgcgttgccatggtaacaatatgAAATGCCACAAATTAGCTGCGGCAGCAGGGGTATTGATCACTTCCAGTGATAATTCTAGTTGTCATTGTGGTCAGGCATTCGGAACCTGACATTTTCACAAGGACTGTATAATGTTGTTATAACTAGGAAACTCTCTGGTCCGTCAATGCGTAGATATTTTAAAAGCTCTCTGTTGAATGCTGTGAGAATCCTGCAGTCATTTACctccttttttttgtaaatccagAACCCTTCTCCAAAGCCTGCTAATTCAGCTTTTGATGGGGAGTACAATGAAGAGGAAAGCGCTGCTTCCTTTGCTGCTGCATTAGCTGAATGGAGGCAAGTGAAGAAAGGGGGTCAGCAAAATGGCATTGCTGGCCAGACAGCCAAGAAAGATGGTATGTAAAATGCAGCTTTTGATTTCAACTTTGATTGTTTCATAGAAAGGCAAATTTACTAGAGATTGCTCTCCACCAAACAGATGCACAGaattcagtagcttgtaacagctTTCATTGAAGATAACACATTGTTTCGTGACACACTCCTATGCTGTGCTAGAAATCCAATAATCTTATTTTGTGTTTCTTTATCTTAGAACATAGGCCTCCTGTGACTATGTTCCAAGCATTAGAAATATGACTGTGTAAATGTAATCTGTAGGGCTACCCAATTTCTCAAATTTGTCCcaagttcaatttttttccctggATTTCATCTGATTTTCTCAACTTCTTCCAAGGACCTAATCAGGATTCATACCCAGTTGTCGCTCATCATACTACAGCACTTCCCATGATTCACTCTGATTTGATGTTCGAGAAGTTCACATTCAATGTTGTATAATTTACGTACAGTTAAGCATAATTCTCATTCAGTTTTGTTTAATTCACATTCAGTTTTGTTTAATTCACATTCAGTACCAAACTATGTTCAGTATTGCATGATTCACATCAGTGCTACGTAATTCCATTCAGTATTGTGTAATTCACATTCTGTATGATTTATCTTATCCCAGTGCACGACATGGGCAGCGGAACGGCAGCAGCGATCGATGACGACAAGATCCCGGTAGAAATCAACTTCCAAGATAATTCATCGGTGAGCTACGCTGACAGACTCCTTCTGAAGAAACACAGACGCACCGACCTACCACCTGCCTTGAGCCCATCCCCGAGTCAACTGGCAAATCATTACTTACCTAGGGAGACTCATTCCAGAATCAGTGATAGTGATTTGACCAATGGGCACTATGACCCCTCAGGTGAGACAATTTATGCACATATTCTGATGAATGATAACTTACTAAGGGAAACtgggagggggaggggcttTTGATAAACAGCAATACTGATTCAAGATTACATTTGAAATTGTTCAATTATAATATGTTGTTGCCATGTGATGTAACATTTTCAACAACATTCTTAGATTTATGTATGGTATAATTAATTGCATCACTTATACTTATTATGTAATATCTAATCTTGGACaaactaaaacaaaatcatgttgctatttatttattttttttttgtagaggagGAATTAGAGATGGAAGAGGAACATCAACGTTAcgcaaatatttttgttaaagaaTCACCCCGAGAAGAAATGGTACGACCCAGTAGCAGTCTCACAATCATGGAGATCACAGACGAGGTATGTGTAAAGGCATGTCATAGGGGTGTGTCACCTCTTTGGTGAATCCACTAAAAGTGCACCATTCCAGTTCATTGCATGCGCCATTGATTTTACTCCTCAACTTTATTGGTTTTGTTAACAAAGGGGATAgagtttgtttgatttattattatgtCTACAAGACTAGGCACTTCTAAGTTTTCTAGAGGGCCTATGCTCCATTAGAAAATATTGGGACCtacataaaatgaaattatcagcTAAACTATAATCCATGAATAAACATTGTCATAACATTCAGATGATTACAGTACTGCTATAATCTATCCTCATGAGGAAAGACAGGTTTCAAATTTAAAAGGTAAAATAgttaattattataatatattgtaTGCATGGTTCTTATGTTTTACAGCCATATTCAGTGCTTTTGTGAAAATTCacattctctatttttttcttcagggtCCCTTTGTGGAGAAAGATCTTGAAGTCCAATCTGTTTACAGCGTTCAGGAATGGGATTCCGTCATCAACGCTCCATCACCGCATGTCCAGGTGATGACACCAGACAACAATAACTCTGAAATCAAACTCACAGATTCAAGCATGAAGGGGGACAAGCCGAATGTGATGCCTTCGGGAAAAGGATCATCAAAGATTGATGAGAGAGTGTCGGGGAGCTCTGCAAAGTCCGCAGTCAGGAAGGATCATGAGAAACAAATTCCATCCAGGAATACTGTCCGGTCAGCATCTAAGGCTGGTCCTGGCACCGAGAAGCAGATGGCTAAAAGAAGACCTGGCTCCAAGACCAGTTCTGCCTCGAGCAGTCAACGGGAGAGCACAATCCAGAAAAATAGACCGGAAAGTATGGTCAACGGGAGACAGTCCTCCAAAGGCCGTCAGTCTTCTGCAGGAGTTGGGAAACAGAAAGGACAGGAAGATTCCCAAGGCAGGCGATCAGCAACTGAAAGGCCACCTTCTGCAGGCATCACCACATTGCCCTCCAAGGAACTCCAGGAGATTGGTAGGATGCGCTCTGGCTTGCAGCATCAGCAGGGATATCAGGATGGACTGGGATCGTTCTTCATGGGTGGTGTAGAATTCAAGGACAAGGAGAGGCCTGGTGGAAGTCAAGTGGAGCCAGTGAGAATGAACACACCTACGAATGTACTACCTGAATGTTCCTATAAAGGTGAGGGTTGCTAACCATGTGTGACAAGCTTAAAGCTGGTTCGCATTGCTAGTTCTATGAGACTGCTTTTAAATACAGTGTTTGAATTCTCTGCATTGCCTTCTGCTGATAATTTTCAAGCTTAACATGAGCAGTAGCAGCAagcaatatttttgaagaaattatCTAAGATCAAGGTTTCTTGTTACCATATCAGAGTTCTACTGAGTTTGTGTAAAccaaatttgtaaaatattgaaatataagtTTAAAAATGAGCAcaacattgtaattttcatcTTCTACAGAGCATTGATAAATGAGAGTTGACATGATGCATTTGTTTTCATATGACAGGTAATCAAAATCTTGTCATAATCTGGTTTGTGTCATATCAGTAAGGTTTTTATACTGATATGCTATTCATGTAGAAGTGTATTTGACTGAATTTTATGATCTTGCTTGATTTAAAGGTCCATCAACCTGGAGACCTGATAGCAGTATGTCCAATCATCCTGATCAGCCTGCCACAGTTCTCTCCCCATCACCTCCAAAACAAGCCAGAGACAACAAGTCATCCAGCATGTCTGGAAGGAAACGATCGTCACTTCCCTCAGCAACGGGGGCAGCATCACCTACGAAAGCAAACGCCTCATCTGCCCCAACTGGCACAACTCCCAGAGCGATGTCAAGCAAGCCACGAAGCGGAATCCAAGAACGGACACCTAGAACATCCACAGGATTGGTCCAACGAAAAGGAGATGCTTCGGATGTTGACAATACTCTCCACTGGAAACTCAGTCAGGCTGACAAGGCGAAAGGATCCAAGGTGGTGCCAAGGAAGACAGCCACAGGAGATCACTCAGCATCATCCAGTGCGTCCAGTATGCCACCGAGGAGTAGCAGTCGTATCGAGGTCGATGGTGACGACATGACGGGGTATGATGACGATGGGTATGTTAGaaggagagaggaagaagaCCATAATGCCTTGGAACAACTCACTTGGGAACTAGCCTCTAATGAAGGCAGAATTACAGGTAGGCTATTCCATGCATTGATTTACTTTAAtacaacatattaaaaaacaaaacgaCTTCTGGTTGAGAATTTGTCCAGAGGGAGGGGATCATTGCTAGATAGAGTTGGTTGCAACCTGTTGTCTGTGAAATGAGATGTATTCATtagtattttataattttagcAATTAGTAATTTTCCAGGTTAAATCTTTCATCCTATCATATATTGGAGGTTTTCACCCAACACACTACTTCATGGATCAAAATAAAAGATGACTCATTGTGTCTCTTAAGTAATGCCATTTTATGCTctatattaaatgaaaattttgccaaTATACCTGATCAGTGGGATGTTCATAACGagtaatggggtgttgcaagaaacttgcgatcaattgcaagtcttttttcggtccctaaatcaatcatatgtcttgtagttaattgcaaattagtgattgaatactaatctgctccttgaaacaagaagtgtaatctgatttgctagaGCTAatgttgatctatcagttgtaaaattgcaacagaatatttgcaattgattgcaaatattttcttgcaacactccctaagtctgacaaaaaaaaatcttgcttaAATGCCAACGTGCACATGATATTTAATATGTGATCTCACTGATGATTTCACATAGTGCACGTCCCCtgagcatgatctgaccaatgtggtgatgTGTTATATTCTGGGATTTAAGGTTCAAGTCAGACTTTTGTGAAAGTTTTGTAGGTTTGGAAGCCTTTACCCATTCAATTGCCATCTGTTTCTATCTCTAGCTGATGGGCGCATCTCTAGCCTAAGTCTCATCGAGGGTCTCGACGAGAACCTTCTACTCATGGCCGAAGAGGACCAGGACCGGGCTCTAGGAATCACACAGGATGATGGACTAGGTTCTGGTCTAAGCACTCCCTGCAATGATCTATCCTTGGACCAACTCAGCGAGGAGGAGCTGCAGTCAGACTTTGTGGTCGCTGCGGATAACCAACGGTATAAAAAAGAAGTGCAAGCTCTAAATAGTTAGGAGTAGTCTTCTTGCGATTAACAACTTGTTCATTTAAAGGAAACCGAAACACAAGGAGAGAATCAATCTTATCAGTAAGGAGCAATCtaatatttgtttcatcaaaACGGTTCTAGAATAAGCGAGTTATGGAATTttgaaaagtcttgttgtactttctatgggatcctcaaattggcaaacatgcttcaaaattgctgattttgtggacaactctccatttgttttgtacacaaattttaagattttcccctttattttacatacatgtatttcacattttctcctcctgaccttgacatatgtggtgtgaattccACATCTTCACGTGATATATGTtatgctcagaaggaggcaagatgcaatttgaaagataatggggGTATTGGTCTCCTTTAAGGATATTTACTTTTGCAGTATAGGTATTGATTAAGAAAAATAGTCCAGTTctatcattcattctttcaccGAATATTAGCATGGCAGTGTGTGGACATAATATTCTATTCATGAGTATGTAGATATTGCAATTGAATGTAGTTCGAGAAAATTTGTGTTAGCAAATACtgtaagaaagagaaaattcctAATGAATATTGGAGTAAATGTCCTTCAAAATTCTATGCATCAATATTTCTAAAAACTTTCGTAATAGGAGAGAAAGTATTTTGGGCATCCAATATCAATTTGTATTAGATATATAAGAGCTATTATGGCAACGTGTGTTTAGGTGGTGTGGTGCTTCTGTACTTTTAATGTACCCAGACATTGTTATCGATAACATACTTTTAACCCATaacttcaatatttttcttcgcCATTTATCAGAAGAGAGCAAAGTAATATAAGAGAATTTGGACATTCTTTAAACCTCCCAGATTTAAGCACAGACTTgaaacttaaaaaatgaaatgtgcattAGCCTAAGAAAGATATCAGTTCATCACAGATatattcattcttcttttatgtATTCATTATCTGTATTCAAGTTCTAGATATTGAGAACAATATATTGCTGTTAATTTGCTGTATTCActtcaaacaaatattaacGATATATCAGTACATAGAACTTCATttgatatatcaattgttaaaaatattattgGACCTTTGAAGTGATATAACAGTTACTAAATGATAGTACTTGCAGGTgtatattttgcaatatatctGATAAAATATAAACGTATGTTTgagatatatttttcaaatttattgagCATTTTAACCAAAGCTttggaaattagtattttgttATTGTGTTTATGCTTGAAACAATCACATACGGTACATGTTTAGAATTGGTAgaatacccttttttttttgctcttgcaCATTGAATACAATTTTGATAAGCCTGGTTGTTTTCAGGCTGCTTGTAAGTTGTGCATGTACTTGACCCTTTCTGTAGAATGACGTCAGATTCTTGGTCATTCCGATTACAACTTCTAAATTTGAAATCTGAAAGTTGAAGTCTAGGTGCAAGGTTGATCATTTTTCCATATTTGATTAGGGTAATAGGAAATGCAATTCCATTTTGTCAAAACAGGAATTATAAAAGGGGTCACCAGATGTGCATGACTTACAAATAGCTTTATTAAATGGCTCCATATTGTTTGATCATTTATGCTATTTGGATCTTTTAATGAATTGGAATGGGTTTTCAGCAAATATATGAGAAGTAAACTTGTTACGACTGTTGTTTCAGtgtattttatatgtttttgttCAATAGGTGATGATTTATATATTGAGGTAAATTTCctgtaaatatttattgtgtTGATGCCTTTATGCACGTACTATTCCTCAGTTGATCAAATTATTTTGTAGAATTTGTAAATTGGATAATTTATAGTCTGAGTGgaattctttgaaaataaagaatgaaatattgacaGCATTGTTTGAACTGAACAATTGAAATCGTGCATTTCTGTTTGCCATGACAGTATTTCCttgcattttgatatttctaatgGTTCTTgggttttcttctttttctcccccccccccccacacacatttGGGCATTTTTTTGTAGCCCTCTTGCCCATTACATAATCTCTGTTTCAGTTCATTCCACCTTAAAAAAATTCTGCCTGTTTGGCAAAATATGGTCAATTGGGATATACTTTCTTAGAAGATCAATGTAGTAGTGATTGTAATTttgaaagtgatgatgatgatgatcatggtgatgatgatggtggtggtgatggtggtgatgatggtagcgatggtggtggtgatggtgatgatgatggtggtggtggtgatgatgatgatggtggtggtgatggtaatgatggtggtggtggtggtgctggtggctgatgttgatgaagatgatggtggtggtggatgttgatgatgaagatgatggtggttatgataatgatattggttATGATGTGATGTGTTGCAGTGCGATGATGGTGAccgtggtggtgatgatgaggatgacaaTGTATTATCTTAATCATTAAAATTCACCCTGATGtcaagttggttttaataaaccATGTaaatgaaagtttggtgaaactCCATTAAAgcataatgatataataaattTTCAACGTTTTTATTTCATGGCTTCCAGATTCCAATATTTGTCATGTTGTATAAATCCCATTAAGTGCCATATGCTCAGAAAACCATAAATCATCCGACATTtaccatcatttttattatgtagcactggcatacagatgggggcGCTCGGGGCAATGGACCACCGCCCCTCCCTCTCAAAAAAATCACGAATgaaaaaagagtgaaatatgatatcaccTTCTAAtagtgtcaaaatctatcacaaaagcttgattttttatcaaaaaggTTTGCCCCACTTGCGACATGCAGCTAGAAAGCAACCAAGAAAACCCATGCAGCGAGTTGCCATGGTTATGTACTTTTCATTACAATTACAACCAAATGAGTTcttaattgcttttttttttcttatctttgtgCACCGGATTTCGAAActgctttatttattttctttctttttctcgatCGCAGATTGCAGTTAGGCCTACCCCTTTTAACTTTCCGTTACAAAATACTTTATATCTTGCCAAGGATTAAGGGCCTTTCCACACgtaaatcttgaatcatcattcaatGATGACTGCTATTGTAAttgtgactgtgattagcgttcgaaTCGTGAtcctaatcatgttctagtttggtttcacacgtgctaaatattcgtcattataGCTGTATTTTTCACTTGAACATTCATCATTcaataatactaaataggttcattattgcggaatgaaataatcgctagagggtattcatttgtctcgcaatctactatggtcaacaaggaaattcgtgatcactctcgcaaaaagtgttcactagctttctaggaaattcgtgatcactctcgcaaaaagtgttcactagcttacaagttcacgagctttcggtGCCGCTGCaaattcaaattacgatttttttttttaccgtgtgaaagctAGGGCGGCTAGTCATTGTCATTTGATAATGCACCCAACAATGAAGCTCATTCCCACCCGgcccttttatttttcatgacaaTGAACCGTGACATAAGTTCTCATGCATGGTCACGCCGTCACAATTAAAGCGAGACTTCATCCCCACCCTACTATTGTTTTGGCAAGGAAAAGGGTTGGTTACCAAAAATATCTCCAAATAATCTTATTAGTCCGGCCAGCTTAAacacatttccttttttttcttcttttacagtTCAAGCTCACAgaaacatcattcaaaatcgccaAAAGAATGTTAAAGAGGAccaattttatacaaaatacaaGATAGAAGATACTAAATAGTTTATTGCTTCCATTTGCATGGGTCTGTATACTTGCAttccaaaaaaagtttacactttgaaaaaaaatccaatcaatATGTTATGTTATCCTGATCGAAGtttaaattattcaaaatttctacATGGTTTAAGTGTACGTCTGTAAGCAAATGACAATTATCACCGTCGACAAAAGTTTCCGCTTTTACAAAGTTAGTGACTTGGGCAAAATAGTTTTATGCATGAAAGTGGACATAACTCATGAAGAGCACATGCGCTTCAGTTAAGAaagatctcccccccccccctatatttacaacttttctTGCCCACCCACTGCGCCATATGCACCCTCACCGACAAGAAAATGTTGATACATCTGCGTTACATGCTGTGAATCGCACGAAATAGGCTTGAttggttgttt
This region of Lytechinus pictus isolate F3 Inbred chromosome 16, Lp3.0, whole genome shotgun sequence genomic DNA includes:
- the LOC129279281 gene encoding uncharacterized protein LOC129279281 is translated as MASKPFNTSAKEPMSVKLRGLNASKSVTRQLEIDSRRMEERLRELKVAMNREKQERERQGSAGSGGIWSSANTTAPVNDVIKKKSPTKPSKPGENKVRKIKVLKDTPIELPKRAPKKTQPGLNSVRKSFSGPPCGQCEEKAVALTCMECGENYCAGCFAKFHLKGALRQHRSIPFQSGSNENSPHSSLEASSNSQPGSIKQTVPKTSSGADSHSKQPGRVIIAKTTPPKNPSPKPANSAFDGEYNEEESAASFAAALAEWRQVKKGGQQNGIAGQTAKKDVHDMGSGTAAAIDDDKIPVEINFQDNSSVSYADRLLLKKHRRTDLPPALSPSPSQLANHYLPRETHSRISDSDLTNGHYDPSEEELEMEEEHQRYANIFVKESPREEMVRPSSSLTIMEITDEGPFVEKDLEVQSVYSVQEWDSVINAPSPHVQVMTPDNNNSEIKLTDSSMKGDKPNVMPSGKGSSKIDERVSGSSAKSAVRKDHEKQIPSRNTVRSASKAGPGTEKQMAKRRPGSKTSSASSSQRESTIQKNRPESMVNGRQSSKGRQSSAGVGKQKGQEDSQGRRSATERPPSAGITTLPSKELQEIGRMRSGLQHQQGYQDGLGSFFMGGVEFKDKERPGGSQVEPVRMNTPTNVLPECSYKGPSTWRPDSSMSNHPDQPATVLSPSPPKQARDNKSSSMSGRKRSSLPSATGAASPTKANASSAPTGTTPRAMSSKPRSGIQERTPRTSTGLVQRKGDASDVDNTLHWKLSQADKAKGSKVVPRKTATGDHSASSSASSMPPRSSSRIEVDGDDMTGYDDDGYVRRREEEDHNALEQLTWELASNEGRITADGRISSLSLIEGLDENLLLMAEEDQDRALGITQDDGLGSGLSTPCNDLSLDQLSEEELQSDFVVAADNQRYKKEVQALNS